The following coding sequences lie in one Flavobacterium sediminis genomic window:
- a CDS encoding DEAD/DEAH box helicase family protein has translation MPFKELKFCYNWRSYQEQFLADFQSHIQDNHLHVIAPPGSGKTILGIELMRRVNKRALVLCPTLTIRNQWQDRLQTFFMNGCYFEAFSFDIANPSNVTFSTYQSLHSFYKKCASKEEYFNFFQENNIEVLILDECHHLKSEWWKCLYELKEKHQQTIVALTATPPYDSEALEVHKYFKLCGEIDDEIVVPDLVKEGDLCPHQDYVYFSEPEQKEIDFILDYRMKIASFFDAMSTNEAFINFVNEHRFLKETDKNLTAIYANPEYLSSLLIFLNHCGTKLSKNYFLLLGFKKAEKIEIPAFDLPWAQILLQNLLINDRKNLEAYESLLEKTEQEIRKIHAFENNTVDFVGTKTLYRSLANSISKLESIISILKSENATLKSDLRAVVLTDYIKKEFLDVPEAEIHSINRLGVIPIFYRLKGELPKNKIAVLSGSNVIIHKSLQNSLSENISFSTLKTDEEYIVLNAGNTSDKIVRTITQLFEEGKITILIGTKSLLGEGWDAPSINTLILASFVGSFVSSNQMRGRAIRTSKDNPDKTGNIWHLVCLDPTDSKGGKDIETLKRRFDSYVGISNDEKVYIESGIDRLNLPFEYNAFNLEEFNRNTLLQSGQRDQMKERWNNAIRLGSSLSREIKQYYPGDKPFQKEKEQKFKDVVKYSVVELTVSLSLFLPQFLLKNLNILLTKGILTFVYSLLTALGLTFGIKSYKAVKAYIQFGFLHKDILKISQALLASMCETGFINTPEKTIVLNSSVNPKGDVIVSIKGVSDFESGLFIKALEQILEPIQNPRYLIVKTNWFRKNFEIENYYSVPDIFGDKKKNCQLFEKHWQEKVGESRFYFTRHLKGRRLLLKARMFHISNTFKETTKKAVIWN, from the coding sequence ATGCCTTTCAAAGAACTAAAGTTTTGTTATAATTGGAGAAGCTACCAAGAGCAGTTTTTAGCCGATTTTCAATCTCATATACAAGATAATCACTTACATGTAATTGCGCCTCCGGGTTCCGGAAAAACAATTTTAGGAATTGAACTAATGCGAAGGGTCAATAAAAGAGCCTTAGTACTTTGTCCTACTTTAACCATACGGAATCAATGGCAGGATCGGCTACAGACTTTTTTTATGAACGGGTGTTATTTTGAAGCATTTTCCTTTGATATTGCTAACCCTTCAAATGTTACTTTTTCAACCTATCAATCGCTTCATTCTTTTTATAAGAAGTGCGCTTCTAAAGAAGAGTATTTTAACTTCTTTCAGGAAAACAATATTGAAGTTTTGATCTTGGATGAGTGTCACCATCTCAAAAGCGAATGGTGGAAATGTTTATACGAACTGAAGGAAAAACATCAGCAGACCATTGTAGCTTTAACAGCAACTCCTCCTTATGATAGCGAAGCACTGGAAGTTCATAAATATTTTAAACTATGCGGTGAAATTGATGATGAAATTGTGGTTCCCGACTTGGTTAAGGAAGGCGACTTATGCCCGCATCAGGATTATGTTTACTTTTCTGAACCCGAGCAAAAGGAAATCGATTTTATTCTTGATTACAGAATGAAAATCGCCTCTTTTTTTGATGCTATGAGTACAAATGAAGCTTTCATTAATTTTGTAAACGAGCATCGTTTCTTAAAGGAAACGGATAAAAACCTTACTGCTATTTATGCCAATCCGGAATACCTTTCCTCTCTTTTAATTTTCCTGAACCATTGCGGAACAAAGCTTTCTAAAAACTATTTTCTCCTATTAGGATTTAAGAAGGCAGAAAAAATAGAGATTCCCGCTTTTGATTTGCCATGGGCTCAGATTTTATTGCAGAACCTATTAATCAATGACAGAAAAAATCTGGAAGCCTATGAATCTTTATTGGAGAAAACGGAACAGGAAATACGAAAAATCCATGCTTTTGAAAATAACACTGTTGATTTTGTCGGAACCAAGACACTTTATCGTTCGTTAGCTAACAGCATCAGTAAATTAGAAAGTATAATTAGTATCCTGAAAAGCGAAAATGCCACTTTAAAATCTGATTTACGAGCTGTTGTATTAACGGATTATATCAAAAAAGAATTCCTTGATGTTCCTGAAGCTGAAATCCATAGCATTAACCGCTTAGGTGTTATTCCTATTTTTTATCGTTTAAAAGGTGAATTGCCCAAAAACAAAATTGCGGTACTTTCCGGAAGCAATGTTATCATTCATAAATCGTTACAAAATTCACTTAGCGAAAACATTAGTTTTTCTACTTTAAAAACGGATGAAGAGTACATTGTTCTCAATGCCGGAAATACCTCTGATAAGATTGTCCGAACAATTACGCAACTCTTCGAAGAAGGTAAGATTACCATACTGATCGGCACAAAATCACTTTTAGGAGAAGGTTGGGATGCTCCTTCTATAAATACTCTGATCTTAGCTTCCTTTGTGGGCTCTTTTGTTTCTTCCAATCAAATGAGAGGCAGGGCTATACGAACATCAAAAGACAATCCTGATAAAACCGGGAATATCTGGCATTTAGTATGTTTAGACCCTACTGATAGTAAAGGCGGAAAAGATATTGAAACCTTAAAACGTCGTTTTGATTCTTATGTAGGCATTTCAAACGATGAGAAAGTTTACATTGAAAGCGGAATAGATCGTTTAAACCTCCCTTTTGAATACAATGCTTTCAACCTAGAGGAATTTAATCGCAATACCTTATTACAATCCGGTCAGAGAGATCAAATGAAAGAGAGATGGAACAACGCTATTCGGCTAGGTTCTTCTTTATCGAGAGAAATAAAACAATATTATCCGGGAGATAAACCCTTTCAAAAGGAAAAAGAGCAAAAATTTAAAGATGTTGTCAAGTATTCGGTCGTAGAGCTAACAGTTTCTCTTTCTTTATTTTTGCCTCAATTCTTATTAAAGAACCTGAACATTTTACTCACCAAAGGTATTCTTACCTTTGTTTACTCTCTTTTAACAGCTCTTGGACTAACCTTTGGCATTAAATCGTATAAAGCCGTTAAAGCTTATATCCAATTTGGTTTTTTACACAAAGACATCCTGAAGATCAGTCAGGCTCTTTTAGCCTCCATGTGTGAAACTGGCTTTATCAATACTCCCGAAAAAACTATTGTTCTGAATTCGTCCGTTAATCCTAAAGGAGACGTTATTGTTTCTATTAAAGGGGTTTCTGATTTTGAAAGCGGTTTATTCATAAAAGCATTAGAGCAAATTTTAGAACCGATACAAAACCCGCGTTATTTAATTGTAAAGACCAATTGGTTCCGAAAAAATTTTGAGATCGAGAATTATTATTCCGTACCGGACATTTTTGGCGACAAAAAGAAAAACTGTCAGCTTTTTGAAAAGCACTGGCAAGAAAAAGTAGGTGAATCCCGATTTTATTTTACCCGTCACTTAAAAGGCAGACGATTATTACTCAAAGCCCGGATGTTTCATATTAGTAATACCTTTAAGGAGACCACCAAAAAAGCCGTGATCTGGAATTAG
- a CDS encoding four helix bundle protein — protein MIDYRKYIVWQKSHQLVLDVYTITSNFPKTEQFNLISQINRAVVSIPTNIAEGCGRETQKELIRFLYISSGSAHELEYLLFLSAELNYLELEISKKILSNIDEIKRMLASLISKISSTL, from the coding sequence ATGATTGATTATAGGAAATATATTGTTTGGCAAAAATCACATCAATTGGTTTTAGATGTTTACACTATAACTTCAAATTTTCCTAAAACTGAACAGTTTAATCTGATTTCACAAATCAATCGTGCTGTTGTTTCCATACCTACTAATATTGCAGAGGGTTGTGGGAGAGAAACACAAAAAGAGCTTATTCGATTTTTGTATATTTCATCTGGTTCAGCTCATGAATTAGAGTATTTACTATTTCTCTCTGCTGAATTGAACTATTTAGAACTTGAAATTTCAAAGAAAATACTTTCAAATATAGATGAAATTAAAAGAATGTTAGCTTCATTAATTAGTAAAATTTCATCAACACTATGA
- a CDS encoding uroporphyrinogen-III synthase, which yields MKTVLSTKKLSEKNKIVLENSGFLIIERNFIKVKPIRFQLETCNNIMLFTSKNAVKSVLQNKKARTAILEKECLCVGKKTKKFLKKKGFKVSDQAGNAKELGKLILKKYSDQSFTFFCGSLRRKELPEILTENGISFNEIKVYETALKPYKINIKTDAILFFSPSAVESFLKENILDDQMCFCIGRTTAKALENRTQNIEIANQPTVENVMEAVIKYYN from the coding sequence ATGAAAACCGTTTTATCTACAAAAAAACTTTCTGAAAAGAATAAAATTGTACTTGAGAATTCAGGTTTTCTGATTATTGAAAGGAATTTTATCAAGGTAAAACCTATTCGTTTTCAACTGGAAACATGTAACAATATTATGTTATTTACCAGTAAGAATGCCGTAAAAAGCGTATTGCAAAATAAAAAAGCACGTACAGCTATACTAGAGAAAGAATGTTTGTGTGTAGGTAAGAAGACAAAAAAATTTTTAAAGAAAAAAGGGTTTAAAGTTTCAGATCAAGCCGGAAATGCTAAAGAGCTCGGAAAGTTAATTCTTAAAAAATACAGCGATCAAAGTTTTACGTTTTTTTGTGGTTCCTTACGGCGAAAAGAATTACCGGAAATACTAACGGAGAACGGAATAAGCTTTAATGAAATTAAGGTTTATGAAACAGCACTAAAACCCTATAAAATAAACATAAAAACAGATGCTATTCTGTTCTTCAGTCCGTCAGCAGTTGAAAGCTTCTTAAAAGAAAATATACTGGATGACCAGATGTGCTTCTGTATCGGGAGAACAACAGCAAAAGCGTTGGAAAACCGAACGCAAAATATTGAAATAGCTAATCAACCTACAGTCGAAAACGTAATGGAGGCTGTAATTAAATATTATAATTAA
- the hemE gene encoding uroporphyrinogen decarboxylase, with protein sequence MIKNDLFLKALNNESVERPPVWMMRQAGRYLPEFRALREKYDFFTRCKTPELASEITVQPIRIVKPDAAILFSDILVVPQAMGIDVELEDGIGPIIPNPIRSMKDVEQVRIPDINESLGYVMDAIDMTKEMLNNEVPLIGFAGSPWTIFCYAVEGKGSKSYDKAKGFCFSEPVAAHLLLQKITDTTIAYLKEKVKHGVNAVQIFDSWGGMLSPTDYQEFSWYYINQIVEALASETKVIVFGKGCWFALNEMARSKASALGVDWTCSPKNARYLTGGNITLQGNFDPSRLLSPIPTIKKMVHEMIDEFGKDNYIVNLGHGILPNIPVDHAKAFIEAVKEYNK encoded by the coding sequence ATGATAAAAAACGATTTATTCTTAAAAGCCTTAAATAACGAATCCGTAGAACGCCCGCCGGTTTGGATGATGCGTCAGGCAGGAAGATATTTACCCGAATTTAGAGCATTACGTGAAAAGTATGATTTCTTTACGCGTTGTAAAACCCCTGAGTTAGCGTCAGAAATTACGGTGCAACCAATTCGTATTGTAAAGCCCGATGCAGCTATTTTATTCTCTGATATTTTAGTGGTTCCGCAAGCTATGGGAATTGATGTAGAATTAGAAGACGGGATCGGACCGATCATTCCGAATCCGATTCGTTCGATGAAAGATGTAGAACAGGTTCGTATTCCGGATATCAATGAAAGTTTGGGCTATGTAATGGATGCTATTGACATGACAAAAGAAATGTTGAACAACGAAGTTCCATTGATCGGTTTTGCAGGTTCTCCATGGACTATCTTTTGCTATGCAGTTGAAGGAAAAGGCTCAAAAAGTTATGATAAAGCAAAAGGATTTTGCTTTTCAGAGCCGGTTGCAGCACATCTATTATTGCAAAAAATTACCGATACCACTATTGCTTACTTAAAAGAAAAAGTCAAACACGGGGTTAATGCCGTTCAGATCTTTGATTCTTGGGGTGGAATGTTGTCGCCAACTGATTATCAGGAATTTTCGTGGTATTACATTAACCAAATTGTTGAAGCTTTAGCTTCGGAAACCAAAGTGATCGTTTTCGGAAAAGGTTGTTGGTTTGCCTTAAATGAAATGGCAAGATCAAAAGCATCTGCTTTAGGAGTAGACTGGACGTGTTCGCCTAAAAACGCCCGTTATTTAACAGGTGGAAACATTACATTACAAGGTAATTTTGATCCAAGTCGTTTGTTGTCGCCAATTCCGACGATTAAGAAAATGGTTCACGAAATGATTGACGAATTCGGAAAAGACAATTACATCGTAAACTTAGGTCATGGTATTTTACCAAACATTCCTGTGGATCACGCGAAAGCATTTATTGAAGCGGTGAAGGAGTATAATAAATAG
- the hemF gene encoding oxygen-dependent coproporphyrinogen oxidase → MKDQFYAYIQQLQDQICKGLEDSDGKAKFQEDLWERPEGGGGRTRVIENGNVFEKGGVNISAVHGKLPDTMQKMFGVGEADFFACGLSLVIHPKSPMVPTVHANWRYFEMYNEEGEIINQWFGGGQDLTPYYLFEEDAKHFHQTCKTACDKHNPEFYPLYKKKCDEYFWNAHRNEARGIGGLFFDYLKDTSNSELAKQTDTKMSMEDWYNFVTEVGNSFLDAYLPIVERRKELPYTEANKTWQEIRRGRYVEFNLVYDKGTLFGLKTNGRIESILMSLPPHVQWVYNYHPEVGSEEEKLIKVLASPIDWV, encoded by the coding sequence ATGAAAGACCAATTTTACGCCTACATACAACAATTACAAGATCAGATCTGTAAAGGTTTAGAAGATAGTGATGGCAAAGCCAAATTTCAGGAAGACCTTTGGGAACGACCGGAAGGCGGCGGCGGAAGAACGCGTGTTATTGAAAACGGAAACGTTTTTGAAAAAGGCGGTGTGAACATCTCAGCCGTTCACGGAAAATTACCCGATACCATGCAAAAAATGTTCGGTGTGGGTGAAGCTGATTTTTTTGCTTGCGGATTGAGTTTGGTTATCCATCCTAAAAGCCCGATGGTGCCAACCGTTCATGCGAATTGGCGTTACTTTGAGATGTACAATGAAGAAGGAGAGATCATCAACCAATGGTTCGGTGGCGGACAAGATTTAACGCCGTATTATTTGTTTGAAGAAGATGCGAAGCATTTTCACCAAACGTGTAAAACAGCCTGTGACAAACACAATCCTGAATTTTACCCTTTGTATAAAAAGAAGTGTGATGAATATTTCTGGAATGCGCATAGAAATGAAGCACGCGGCATAGGTGGATTATTCTTTGACTATTTAAAAGACACGAGCAATAGCGAATTGGCGAAGCAAACCGATACAAAAATGTCTATGGAAGACTGGTACAATTTCGTAACCGAAGTCGGAAATAGCTTCTTGGACGCATACCTGCCAATAGTAGAACGAAGAAAAGAGTTGCCGTATACAGAAGCCAACAAAACCTGGCAGGAAATTCGTCGCGGACGCTATGTAGAATTCAACTTGGTATACGACAAAGGAACTCTATTCGGTTTAAAAACTAACGGAAGGATTGAAAGTATATTGATGAGTTTACCGCCACATGTTCAGTGGGTGTACAACTATCATCCGGAAGTCGGAAGCGAAGAAGAAAAGTTAATAAAAGTATTAGCCAGTCCGATAGATTGGGTATAA